The genomic DNA TTTTGTTTTTTTGTTTTTCTTTTTAAAACTTCTGGTGTGACAACGACGAAAATTATATTAGCATATTTTTTTCTCTTATGCAAGAGGAAATTTATGTTAAACTAAGGCTGATTAGATAAAAGGAAGAAGGGGTATTTGGTCCCCTTCTTCACTACTTTAACAATCTTGAAACACTTTTATACATTACTAATGTTAATATACTATTACTTAATCCTTTAACTATGTTAAAAGGTGTAATACCATAAAGTATTAGTGTTTGAACATCGACAATATACTTATTTACAGCACTCCCTAAAGCTACTATTTGTTCTATTGGCATAAAGTTTGAATAAAAAGGAATTATTAAGTAATAGTTTGAAAGAGCTCCAGTGATGGCCATCATAATAGTACCTAAAAGCATACCTAAAATAGCTCCTAAGCGGCTTTTATATTTTAGATAAATTAAACTTGCTGTTAGAACATAGGCACTCCCTACTATAAAGTTAGAAAGTTCTCCAACACCACCGGTACTAGTTTTGGTTACAAAATGTAGTATATTTTTTA from Anaerobranca gottschalkii DSM 13577 includes the following:
- a CDS encoding ECF transporter S component — protein: MQNVLKVQKKKRLDTKVLVRISLLSVISYLLMFIHGPLPIFPAFLKLDVAELPALIGGFSMGPLAGVAIVLIKNILHFVTKTSTGGVGELSNFIVGSAYVLTASLIYLKYKSRLGAILGMLLGTIMMAITGALSNYYLIIPFYSNFMPIEQIVALGSAVNKYIVDVQTLILYGITPFNIVKGLSNSILTLVMYKSVSRLLK